In Drosophila subpulchrella strain 33 F10 #4 breed RU33 chromosome X, RU_Dsub_v1.1 Primary Assembly, whole genome shotgun sequence, the DNA window AGGTAAGTGGAATATATAATCCTTGTACTTCTGCGACATCGCATCACTGTGACATCCATGACCAATGAAATAACTCATATTCAGTTCTATACCCACACATTACTCATGTGTTAGACAGGGAAATCCTTTCGAATTCAATATCCCCTCTAAAGCTGTAGCTTTTCACTGCCCTTGTCACATTCAAATAACCCATAAAGTATGTGCAAATTGCATTGATCTCATTTGCGGCCCCGCCGAAGAGGATTCACTAATATCACCCATAATATCACCCATACGCCGCATGTGTCGGGCGAGGAGACTTATTCCCCCTCTATTCCTCCCAAACGGCAAACATCAATCAGGGGAGATGGGAGTTGGGAGATGGAAAATGGGGATTCAGGGAATAAGGCTCCTTGTGCCACTGTCCAAACAATCAAGATACGAGGAGCCATCGGAATTAGGCTAATGAAATGCTTGTTAAGTGGAAACGATGATGACAACAtccatccatctatccatTCATCCATCCCCCATCCCCAGAGTGGCTCGAAAAAAGCTGAAAACAGCCGGGGACCCATGGAAATCACCAATGGGCAGGAAAATTCCGACCACATTTTCTATTGACCCACATAGTCATCTGTCCTCGACTGCTTAATTATTCATTATTATTTGGCTTTTGTGGCTGTTTGTTTGCGTTCCACCAATCGAATGGCTGTCAATGAGTCTCCATTTGTGCGGAGGATCGGACTAATGAGAACCAAAAAGTCCAGTCATCGTTCAATGGACGACCACTTGGCAGGCCCTTTGGGTCAGGGTGATCGGATGACGTTGGCTAATTAATTGCTGGCGTGATAATCGCAAGGGGCTCCACGTTGTATACTGAAGTCTGGCAAAGGCCTTGAAGTTTCGAGCTAAATTAACTAAGTATACACATTTTAATGGGCAGTCACTATtcttatgttttattttaaagaggACGTGATTCGTAGGACCTCCGTTCTCACCACTTTAATGGAAAtggaataagaaattttttgaaaaatattcacCTACTCGAGGAGAAAAATCTTGGCCAGAATTTCGGTTGAAACCCCAAAAGGAAAAAACCGGGGAGCAGCGTAAGTAGAACCACTCAAGCTGCTCTCCCTGCTGTCGCCCTGCCCCTTAAATGCTGTCAACATATGTGCATAAATTTCACACGTGGCGCCCAGCGATTCATGCATTTTACATGCACCAAAGGATTTCCCAGCCCCACTCTCCGGCGCCCCCCAGGAATCATTTTCCAACTCCATCGCCATCGTCCGGCCATTGTCCGTGTGGCTGCTCAGTTTTTTCCACATTTTCATTTCTGTTTtcccctcttttttttttttttggtttttggttcctgccccaaaaaacaaaaagggaaACGACGAATGTCGGCAATGGCAGACGGCTTGTTTGTTAATACGAAggcatttaatttttaatcgCTGCATCCGACTCGAAGTTGACGCTGTCCCAGATCCTCAACCACTCCTCCCGGTCCTGGGCCTCGTCGTCGTCCACATTCACATACACATCCTTCCACCTTTTGCCTTCCTTCCCAATTGTTAACCCAGCGCGTTACATATGTTTAATGAAGAGAGAGAACCGCACGCACGAGTTGCTCGAGCGCAGGCCCTCAATTCCACGGGCTTTCAGGGAAAGGATATTTCACAGACAGAGAAAATCGGGAATCAACGTTGCTGAAGGCGATTTCACATATTACATTTTGCTTTAAATTAGAgctaaaaaacaaaaggttgCATTTCGATTATTTCGATTTTATGTTCAGTAGTAGCGACTGTATTACCAGATATGTACAATTTCCACTTGGAGAGATTTCTGTGTTATCTCCGATAGTAAAAAGTCGATACTTTCGATAAGCATCGATCAAGCAATCGATTGTAGTCGACAACGGTGTTTTTGCAGCTCTGAGtgatttacaaaatctgaattCAATTACTCGAGGTTGAAATCCTTCTGTCCCAAATTCCAAAAGCCAATCAAAATAgtttgttttaatttgcttcagTGTATATTTTGCAGTTGAAGCCTGCTTTTGGCTGGTAATGCATTCAGTGCCTTTGCAGCACCACATATGAATATATACGTGCGGTAGATAGATATGTGTGGGATGTTCGCTTCTGACTCTGCGGCAAGTTATTATAACAGTTCAttgattttcaattttcaatGCATTCATTGTTTGCcgttttcccctttttttgcCACCTACACCCGCTCCTTTCTCCATTTATCTCCACTTCTCTGGCACTGAAAATGGCTCAACTTGCGGCAGTGGCAACTGCAACAAATTTCCGCACTGCAAAACTCACTCGTATGCATAAATTCATTCGGAGTTTATTTTTGCCGAGAGCCAACGAACAACGGGCAAAAAAGCGATAAAAAATTAACCAAAAAAGGAGGTAGAAAATTTAAGTGATTTCGCTGGCTTAAAAATGCAATGAAATGCAATGGCAGGTCTCAGACGAAATTGTCCCAATGCAGATGCGGTTTATAATGCTTAAAGCTCCAGTTATTTATGACAGAAGTGGGGGAAATGGACGGAAAATGGGAAATCCTCTTCGATTGATCACGGATTTTTCACTGCCGCAAAATGGAAGACTGCCCCTCCATCGCTGATAATTTTCCTTTGCATTGCGAGTCCTTACATCACTCGGCTTTTGGCTTACGCCTTCTTGATTGGACCTCAATCACTAATTGCTTCGAGTTCGAGTTTGACTTAAAGAAGTTCGTTAAAAGCAGGCCTGGTATTTAGCTTTCCTGTGATTTCAAGTCTGTTTGTATTAGATCGTAAAAGTATTCGGAACAGTTAGCttcaaaagaaataattaactCCTGTgcaaaatataacaatagaaAACATACAAGTAAGGATTAAGTATTATTATACATACGTGCCTCGAAGTTTCCATATAAACCCTTTATCTTACACTCATCAGAGATGAACCATGTGCCGAGGTCGGCACGCCTGCCCACGGATCCCAAAGTTCTGATGAACTGGGTGAATGCCCTGATTGAGAGCGACTTTCATTCTCTGAAGGATCTGCGTAGCGGTATTGTCTGGTGTCGCCTGCTGGAAGCCCTATATCCCGGTTCCATTGACCTGACAGCCCTGAAAACCGACAAGTTGGGTTGGCATCGGAACTACCGAGTGCTGAGGAGAACCCTGAGGAACTTGGGACTTAAGCCGCCCATTAAGGAGTCTGAATTGGTCTCGGGGAAAGAAGGAGACACCATTCACCTTCTGCACTACTTCATCGATTTGTTCACTATGATTTTGGCTAGAAAAATTAAGCAGGTGAAGACGAAGACCAGAGATGCTAAGGCCTCGAGCACAATAGAGGCAGTTTTGCAGTGGTTCAAGAGCTTCTTTGTCAAGGAACGAGAGGTATGCCTATAACAGAAAGTAAAAGAAATACACTATATCGAGATTTACCGCCAGGAGCCAAAGAAGAAGTCCGCGGATCAGCTCAAGGTGGAGTTTTATCGCCAGGCCTTGCTGTTGCTATTCGTACCGATTCCGAAAGGTTATAAGCCCGATTTCACCGATGAAAGGGTGCGGCAAGATTACCAAATTCCTCAGTATTCCGAGATATTGGAGGCATATCGGCAACAGAAGAAGGTGGATCACCTGATCCTCCGATCCTTGGTCGAATCCTTCTTGCAGCTCCGGCGAGGCAGGCGACTGATGGAGCGACTATGGCTGGAGAGTCTCAATGAGCCGTCCGCAAACTAGGTGTTTCATCCACAGCGCCATCCTCCACCATCGCCTTCCACCTGCCACCTCTCGTTTTTTGCTTTTTCCTTCCGGCTGTCAGCTGTCCGACACTTAATACACGTCTTAATAAGGTTTCCCATCCACATCCATTTGGTTCAGAGTTTTCCTTGGTCAAACTGTTTTTCTTCTCCTTCGTTTCTTTTTTCTGCCTTTTTCCGTGCCATCCGACAGGCGGAGGACAACAAGAGCCTTGGCGTTCCCCTAACTTTGTTTACTTGTAATTACTTTGACCTTGTGCGGCGTGCAGCGATGTCCTGGAAAATTGGAGGTGGCCGAGAGTCAAGAGGATGGTCAAGATGACTCGGTACAGTGGGTCAAAGCGGCAGATTCACCAGCATGCCAAAACCTTTTAAAGTGGATGTTCAAATTAAACGTATAATGTTGTTTGTTATGATTAGCATGAGGAGTAAGGGAAGCCGAGTTTTAAACATACCTTATAGATATTCAAGTCTGTCAATTAAAGTGTTAGGTAACAACAAATTTTGATACTCTTATATAAATGTCCTTCCCAAAAACTGGTTTAGAAATATCTATGTACCTAGCCGTCCTTTTTCGTCCATTGTGGCAGTGTTAAATTAGTTATTTCTTTTCTATTCATAGCAGCGTTTCAGGTTTCTCTCCCTgtttttttcctttctttccttttaattttgttttattttttcgccGGCGAATTGCCattacaatttcatttcatttgagTTCAGTTCGGTTCAAGACCCCTGCTCAGTGAACTGCCCCACTCCGTTGCACGCTTTACAGGTATTTAATTTGATTGTTCTGCATTCGCCCCCTGTTGCGGCAAATCGAGGAGGGGTGGTTCGTGGGTTATGTCTTTATTTAAGACCCGctcataaattttaattatgtgCATTTTTAAATACGTGACCCTTTGCTCCGCTCGCCTTTTCTGCTCCCCCTCTTCCTTTATTTCTGGGGCAGTGCATCATCATCAGCGCTGAAGCATTAAATAAGCCCTAGAATAAAAAGAGGGTCTGGGACTGGTATTGGGACTGGGTTGGTCGGAGATCCTCTTCTATCAGAGGGTTGTTTTCTCTACTTCCGTTACGACTGCTCCTCCTTTGTGTTCCGCTCTGATGGGAAGGCCCATCAATAATGACCCCAAACACCCCGCTGACCCCACACGGTCACCCTTTTTCATTGCTCCAGATGGAGTTAGATGTCATCCAACTGCAGAGTTAAAGCCCAATTTACTGTACGAAACACTAATctttcaaaaaccacttaggATTGTAAAGGTtcataaaagtatgcaacgatTAAcggcatacattattttaaagtaaacaagaaaggaagctatCTTCGGCACCCCGAAGTTTTGAGttaaattttattcgaaattctgaaatattaaaagaaggATATTCAAAGGATAGAAGTtaataaaaacaccaaaattatatttattttttgggtattccgacttatatactacctgcaatagaaagtttcatcccgatagctttaaaacagagagactagtttgcgtagaaacagacagacggacatgactagatcgactcgtctagtgatgctgataaagaatatatatactttatggggtcggaaacttctccttcactgcgttgacTGAAAATTAGCACGGTGTTTTTCCCTGagtgttgtttatttttgtttctgttaGTCCTTAAATTCATATGCTATTTTCATTATTTactatttgaaatattaaagaCACGGATATTCTAACACATTCTATTTTTCATGCTTATAGCTGAAATCGGCGCTATGGTTAAACTGCAAAATCAGAGTGCCCTGTTATGGTTTCGTTGTCCAATTACCCAACTCGAAACGCCCCACTTGTTACCGCTTCAGTTGTTTTTGGTCGGGATTTTAACCGGGGACGACCTTTTCAATTGCCAGCACCCGCGACACTTTAACCATTTGCAACATGCAACCTTGCAACAATGCAACACAGCGACAGTGCAACATTGGCGTACACTGCAGTATGGAGGCGGACCAAAAAGCGAAGCCACAAAACCGACAATCAACATTTAAAGTGATGATGGGGTGAGTTATCCTCTGACAAAATCCCTCCTCCTAAAAATCAGTGCTGGGAAAGGTACGAGTGTCTGTACCTAACCACGGTAGAAGAATGGTACACCATTTTGACAATACTTCGACAATACATCatttaataatacatttcgAGTTCCACCAGTGAACTTTTACATATTCGTTACCAACcgaatttatatatatatagaaaggATTATTCAGTTACGCTGTAAACGTTTAAAATGTGTAAAGTGTACTTCCAATTGCATCAAGAATGGGAGACCAAAACTGTATTTCGAAATGCCATAACTTTAATTATTGTATCCCGATTTAGAAGTgcgatacctctatgagtttgtgctTAACTATCTTTCATTCTATAttaattgttttcttttaaacgatggtcaaaattttaacccattttcatgtcaaATTTTTCTGTATTTCCCATGAGGCCCTCAATGGAAGACCAAAACTgtacttctaaattccataactttagttattgtatcccgatttagacgtgggatacctctatgagtttgtgctTGAATTATCTTACTTTCtgtattaaaatttttctttttaacgGTGGTTAAAATttaaacccattttcatgtcaaATTTTTCCGTACTTCCCATGGGGTCCTGAATGGGAgaccaaaactgcacttctagattccataactttagttattgtatcccgatttagacgtgggatacctctatgagtttgtgctTGAACTATCTTACTTTCTgtatcaaaatttttcttttaaacgaTGGTTCAAATTTcgacccattttcatgtccaaTTTTTCCATATTTCCCATGGAGTCCTGAATGGAAgaccaaaactgcacttctagattccataactttagttattgtatcccgatttagacgtgggatacctctatgagtttgtgctTGAATTATCTTACTTTCTGTAtcaaaattttacttttaaacggTGGTTCAAATTTcgacccattttcatgtccaaTTTTTCCGTACCTTCCCATGGGGTCCTGAATGGGAgaccaaaactgcacttctagattccataaatTTAGTTATTGTATCCCGATTTatacgtgggatacctctatgagtttgtgctTGAATTATCTTACTTCCTgtatcaaaatttttctttCAAACTATGGTTCAAATTTcgacccattttcatgtccaaTTTTTCCATATTTCCCATGGAGTCCTGAATGGAAgaccaaaactgcacttctagattccataactttagttattgtatcccgatttagacgtgggatacctctatgagtttgtgctTGAAGTATCTTACTTTCTGtatcaacatttttcttttaaacgaTGGTTCAAATTTcgacccattttcatgtccaaTTTTTCCGTACTTCCCATGGGGTCCTGAATGGGAgaccaaaactgcacttctagattccataactttagttattGTATCCCGATTTAGACATGGGTtgcctctatgagtttgtgctTGAATTATCATACTTTCTgtatcaaaatttttcttttaaacgaTGGTTCAAATTTcgacccattttcatgtccaaTTTTTCCGTACTTCCCATGGAGTCCTGAATGGGAGACCAAAACTGTACTTCTACATTCCATATCTTTAGTTATTGtatcccgatttagacgtaGGATatctctatgagtttgtgctTGAATTATCTTACTatctaaattaaaatgtttctttTAAACGATGGTCAAAATTTCAACCCATTCTTATGTCAAATTTTTCCATATTTCCCATGGGGTCCTGAATGGGTGACTGAAACTACACTTCttgattccataactttagttattGTATCCCGATTTATACCTGGAATACCTCTATGAAATTTTGGTCAAATTGTCttatattctacattaaaatttttcttataagcgatgttgaaaattttaacccatttgcAAATCAAATTGTTTTCAATTTCTAGTGGCATCCAGAATGGGATCCCAAAACTGTACTCTAATATtctaatatattatttttaaaccaacTAAATGATTATAAAACGTCCAGTCGTACCAGGAAAACAAAGGATTAAATTGGGTACAACTATTTTGATACTTGCCAGCATTGCTAGCAACCAATGCCTCCTAAGCAGAGCGCGTCAATTACATTTTCGTTTGGTTTTCGGTTGGGTGTTGCATTGCGAAATTCGCCTCTCGGCTTTGGCCTCTGGCTCCCGGGAAAAGTGCCTTGTCCCTTTTGGGAAATCCGAACCCAACCAAACCAAACCTAACCCCATTCCCATACCCATTCCCCCGTCAAGCGATGCACAATCCCAACATTGATTTAGTGCTGCCACCGACAGACGTTCGGTTTGGTTGGGCTCGTGGACGAGTCGCCAAATGCACATCGATATAGTTATTATGTCTCTGGCTGCAGTTTTCCCAAGGGGTGCGAAGGGGGTAGCAGAGGGCCGGGAAGCTGGAAAACTGGGTGGGGAAACCCCGACCCCCGGCCAAACCTGGCTAATGGAAGTCGCGCCATCATGGGCCGCAGAGCAGACGAGACGAGGGCTTAGTTAAAGTGTGGAAGAGCTTCAGGTAATGGTTAGACCTTATTATTAACCTTGAGTTCGATAGGTTTTTCGGCGGATTACAAGATCGAAAGAGACTAAGTCATCCAACAGACTTAACAAAAATTATACCAGATCACTATAAATCTTTGACTTTAACTGGAATAGCAGAGAAAAATAGCTTTTCAGACGATCGATTGCTTTTACTGGAAATACATGGGGTATAATATGTCTTTACATTATGAGTGTAACAGATTTAGTCTTGAATAAGCTCCACTACAGTTTTGCCTAAACAGTGATGATATATTTCGTGCATGTACTGTATTTAGTTTTCTATTTTTATGTCTGGTTGAATATacaattttctaatttttaaaGACAGTATATCCCCACTTTTATGTTTGCTGTATGCCAAATAAGCTTATTTCATACTGAACCATTTATCCTTAGGTTAAGTCTGTGCATCCCCACTAACCGAGTAACCCAGTGATCACTACATTTGATAACTTTGCAAAGGAGTTTTATGAACTGAAGTCGGCTTGGCTACTTCCCACTCCACTAGGGATCAACATACATCATTCAGCATTAGCAACTGGATTTATTTGCCCTCAATCACGGGTGTTGGGCGCACCTACACCCATTCTATGGACTTTCTACGCCCTTTTCCCTTTGGGGAATTGTAACTGCGCTTACCCTTTTTTCTTTGGCGGCGACCTTAAGCCTTCTAAGTGCAAACAGCTTGTTGTCTGTTCATCGCAGCCGTTTCGGGGAATCCATAATGTATGAGCAGCAGCCCCTTTCGACCCCTGTTGGCCCCCTTTGCCCCTCCCATGTTTGCAATAATTCAACTTTTGTCCAACATCGCATTTCTGCCCCTCTAAAGTTGCAGCCAAAAATGGCCAAAAGGTGTAACTTTTTTGCCGGGCGGAGGACGCcccaataatatttttgttgaacgGCCACTTTCGAAAATGAAGGGTGGGGAGGAGCTCAAATGCGGCAGGAACAACAGAACTTTTTTACCATTGGCATAGGGCATAGGATTGGTTAAAAATAGGtacttttgattttatttgtgttttCAATTCTAACATGTTTCTTAAAAAATTGaactgaaaataataaaaaattactaagaagtttttattttacttaagaaaacgtttattaataaaagtaaacctaaagaaaaaaaggattttggttaaaagaaataaaataacagTTGAAATTTGGAATTCTGTCCCTGCTGGCGCCACTGTATAAATGGGGAAAAAGTAGAGCAGAGGCGTCTAACcaagttgttgttgcttgttgcCGGTACGCAAAAGTTGGACAGACAAATCCCCCCCTAAACCAACCCCCCCGGAATATTGGAGGAGCCCCTTGCAACGGAATCTGTGTGTATCAGTGGCCAGGATTTATGTGTTTATATTGCGAGTTTGAAGTTGGTTTGGCAGTCCGCGctctgctgctgcagcttTACGACAAGGGTGGCGATTGTGAGGGGGATTGGGGGTCACCTTTATGGGGGTGGTGCTCTGCGGTTGCACAACTGTCGGCCTGGGCGCATAAATTCAGCCACGTTTATGTATCGCAAAAAGTGTGGTATCCAAAAGTGCAAAAGCAAAACAATGCATTTTAAGGGGGTGAAATATTGGGAAAGGATGGCCAGACAAGTTGCCAAGTTCCCCCAAAGGGGCATCGTGGAGGAACTATTGAACAACTTTGATTGAGAGACGCAGTCTCTGTTCGATTGTCAACCTAAAATTCAGGGAGGACTTAAAATAAGTCTCTGGGATTTTTTTCTCTTTCCGAAATAGTTTAATGTTTacggtatatttttataccttttAAATTGTGAAATTCATTTATCGATTTTCAACGGATCATTTGGGCCAAAACCCCTTCCAAGTTCCAGCCTTCTGTATCCTTTATTTTCCAGCCTCTTTATCCAATTCTTTCGTAATTTTTGCAATCAATTTCCTCAGACTGAAAATGAATTTGCCGCCTTCGTTCATGTCAATCCATTTTCACCTTGACTCCAAACACCgagaaaatttataaaaaatatatggtaAATGAATGCCGGCTTGCTTGCCCTCAGAGTCTGTAAATGAAAAAGTTTTGATTGCTTTTAGCAACAACAGAAAAAATGGCAAACGGGGAAAATATGATCATAAGCCATGCAGCGAGGAAAATGggggaaaagcgggaaaaaATTGCAATGCAAAAGCACATTTTTAGCATATTGCCAGGCCCTAAACCCCGAACCCCGAACCCCTCTACGCTCcccaaaaaagtaaaaacccTCAACACATGGCACATAAATCTTGCACCTGGAAAAGGGGGCTGGAGAATatgtgggggcgtggcagggagTACAGGTAAGCAAGGTGCTAATGGCAATCTGTAGTGTGTGTGCAGGGCCAAAAGGAGCAGTTGTGTGCGGGAAGAGttattttttacaattttcaaTGTAATTTCTGTCAATCCTCCCCCCATTATTCCAACGCCCCTGCCCCGCGAACTTCCCCATTTTCATCATCCCTCTTGGCAGATTTTTTATTGGCGCGATATTGAAAATTATGCGAAAGCGCCAAAGCGATTTATGCTTCATTTTGGAGCACGAAGAGGGTAGAGGAATGGGGCAAGTTAGGGGTAAATGGTGCATCTGAAAAGGGAAGAAATATGGTGTTCATTACCCTTGTAAATAATACGATTGAAATGATTACAACGGTGGATAGGAAACTATCtgaaatatacaaaaatatatatcaaacTGCTTTGGTAAAAGCTATGATTTTTACTCACACACATTTGTGCACAAATTCAGCAAATTATTGCAAAGCTTTCCTTACTATGAGTACCAACTCGCATACGTTATAAGACccaatttaattttcaatttaccGATTCGCACTCCCAGTGACGAACGACAACTGCCAAAATGACAGACAGTGAGATTAATCAAATCGAGAGGCCTCAACTAGCAAACCCCAATCAGAGCTTAACCCGTCGGCGCCCCCTTCCGCAATTATTTCGACCGCGACCTAATCGAGTCTGATATCAACACCCTGTCCTGTCCCCCCCCCTCGTTGACCGAAAAAAGAGCTGCAAGCTGAAATCGGATTCGACAATTAGTTCAAACCGCTGATGGGCAGGCGGCGATAAGCCTAAGCCCCTCTTTTGGCCTTATCCATCGACCTACCGACCGAACGAACGATTGTGCGTAGACCTTAATGATGATGACACTGAAGACGATCTGTTGCAATTGTGTGTCGGTGTCGGGGTCACCTATTTGAAATTGAGATTGAGATTGAAACCCAATGGGAGCCCATGCACTTTTTGGACTGCTGAGCAGGGTTGCCAAATTGGCTTGTTTATAGCCAAACAAACCTAatccattttaaaatgttacaTTCTCACCATGgcatttttggttttatttgtCAGTCCTATcctgtttttaaattatacttGGAGTTACTATGAGTCCAGTAAAAACACCATGATGATATTATTTTGATACTTTAAGTTCTGAAAAACAGTATGTATTTTAGCTAGGTTTTTAAACTGTATTTGACACCACTGCAAGACTTTTTTCGACTGCCGCTTGTCACTCGTTAGGCATTCATTTCATTCATTTGTCGAGGCTCCGACAGGGCGACTTAATGATAGACAGCCGCCAGACCTTGGTGGTTGGAGGTGCCAGTGGTGCCAGTGGTGGCACTAAAGTGGTGCGGAGGTGGTGGCGCAACCGATGACTGGGGCGCTTCGGGTCGCCACTTGCGGCTCAAAAGCTCTAGCTCTGGCTTAATTACAACACCGATTTTCGGGGCCCGAAAGGTGCCGCCAAAACTGCAGCTGCCAACAGTTGACAGGAGGGGTTAAGGGGCTGAGAAGGGGTTAAGGCGAAACCATTGCAATTTCGATTGCAATTCCAATTGCCATCGATGAGCAGAAGGTTGCGCAATTCGGAAGGTTGATTTCCCCTTCGTTTCGCATTATTACGGATTATCACGAATGATTTACAAATTACTATCAGGTGGCATAAACTAATGCTCAGAGATTTCCGTTTGATGTCTTAACATCATTTACAGAGTCTTAAAGACATCTGATAGAAAACCTATTGATATTAATAAGTTGTCAATTGCCTTAAACTGTTTCGGCACTAAGACTTAAGCAAATAATagcttttatttaaaatattaaatgttacTTTCTTAATGGgttttattaaattcataCTGAAGTTTGTACTCAAGAAAGTTGCTTATAGATAAACTCCCGAGCGTTTATTTATTGTAAACTCCATTACATCTCATTAGGATGCGCATATCCCTGCTGTCCAGAGGTGTTTAACGAACGCTGATAAGATGGAATGAAGAAGTCTCCTGGATAACCTGAGGTACGCATTCCCCTTCCCCCTCCCCCGGCCACATCATTGGGAGGTCATAAATCACAATTCGTGGCCTATGAGCCGCTTTTGGCAATGGT includes these proteins:
- the LOC119557424 gene encoding uncharacterized protein LOC119557424 is translated as MNHVPRSARLPTDPKVLMNWVNALIESDFHSLKDLRSGIVWCRLLEALYPGSIDLTALKTDKLGWHRNYRVLRRTLRNLGLKPPIKESELVSGKEGDTIHLLHYFIDLFTMILARKIKQVKTKTRDAKASSTIEAVLQWFKSFFVKEREEPKKKSADQLKVEFYRQALLLLFVPIPKGYKPDFTDERVRQDYQIPQYSEILEAYRQQKKVDHLILRSLVESFLQLRRGRRLMERLWLESLNEPSAN